One window of Dehalobacterium formicoaceticum genomic DNA carries:
- a CDS encoding DMT family transporter — protein MAAGNKLTPQQALEAHQLRFAKKGLGWGILSGATWGLQGVLITIAGYMAPFYLDSYALGLILVGALCTAAMHDLFAGGWVALYNIFTGRGAEYLRSLKTRPGKIVLLAAIFGGPIGMGGYIIAVNLCGATYALAISAMYPAVGALLGWLILKEKITPRVWFGIACCMVGAFIVGYTPPQGGLEAYPYFYLGIAFALCPVIGWASEGVISTFGMDMVDSDIALGMRELFSGVMLFIIVLPIAGMLAGAGLSGWTIFAGAIGAFTPMMWVAIAGISGGLSYVAWYKALNMTGVGRAMAFNVTYALWSIPFGLLFAKMGLYTYSVTSQAIIGAVIITFGTILVVANPRELLKLRN, from the coding sequence ATGGCAGCAGGCAATAAATTAACTCCTCAACAAGCTCTTGAGGCGCATCAATTGAGATTTGCCAAAAAGGGTCTCGGGTGGGGTATTCTTTCCGGGGCAACTTGGGGGCTTCAAGGTGTTTTGATTACCATTGCAGGTTATATGGCTCCTTTTTATTTGGATAGTTACGCTTTAGGGTTGATTCTTGTGGGTGCTTTATGTACGGCGGCAATGCATGATTTATTTGCCGGTGGTTGGGTGGCACTTTATAATATTTTCACAGGCCGGGGTGCAGAATATCTTCGTAGTCTGAAAACAAGACCTGGTAAAATTGTTTTACTGGCGGCTATTTTTGGAGGTCCTATCGGGATGGGTGGCTATATCATTGCCGTGAATCTCTGCGGTGCGACTTATGCTTTAGCTATTTCAGCGATGTATCCTGCTGTTGGAGCTCTTTTGGGTTGGTTGATTCTGAAAGAAAAAATTACTCCCCGGGTTTGGTTCGGGATCGCTTGTTGTATGGTTGGAGCCTTTATTGTAGGTTATACTCCGCCCCAGGGCGGTTTGGAAGCATATCCTTATTTTTATCTCGGCATTGCTTTTGCCTTATGTCCTGTGATCGGCTGGGCTTCTGAAGGCGTTATATCCACCTTCGGTATGGATATGGTAGACTCTGATATTGCTTTAGGAATGAGGGAACTGTTTTCTGGTGTGATGCTTTTCATTATTGTGCTTCCTATTGCCGGAATGCTGGCCGGGGCCGGATTAAGCGGCTGGACGATCTTTGCCGGTGCCATTGGTGCTTTTACGCCCATGATGTGGGTTGCCATTGCGGGGATCTCCGGTGGACTGTCTTATGTAGCCTGGTACAAGGCACTGAATATGACCGGGGTAGGACGGGCTATGGCTTTTAACGTTACCTATGCTCTTTGGAGTATTCCTTTTGGCCTGTTATTTGCTAAAATGGGGCTATATACCTATTCTGTTACTTCCCAGGCAATCATTGGT